The genomic window TGCCACAGAAATTTGGGTTTCGTTCGAATCGGATGCCGAGGGGGTACGGGTGGAAATCAGAGACAATGGTGCAGGTTTTCGTCCACCAGAAACGCTTTTGGATTGGGGGAGGAAAGGGCATTTTGGGCAAATGGGCATGGCCGAGCGAGCGGAAATGATTGGCGGAAGGCTCTATATCCGCAGCGAACCCCAACAAGGAACTAAGGTGTGCTTGGAAATTCCAAACAATGAGTAATTTGGCGTTATTGGTTCAAGTCAATTTTATGAACCTGCGTAATTTCTACGGGGGCATCGTGCGCCAAAGCAAAGTGTCCCGAAATGGCCACCATGTCGCCAGCATTCAAGCCTTCGAGAATTTCAATATGTTTACCCGATCGGCTTCCCGTTTTTACATAGACCCATTTCGCCTTTCCCGCTTCGACCACAAAAACCAAATCTTTGCCTTGTCGCGCCAAAACGGCGTCTGCGGGAACCACCATTGCTCCTTGTAAACGTTGTCTTTCTAAAGACACATAACAAAATGTACCGGGTAATAATCGGTGATCTGGATTGGAAAGGACAACCGTTACCCGCCCTATGCCTTTTTCGGGATCTATGGCAGGATTAATGCTAAAAATACGCCCCTCAAACAAGACATTGCCTAAAGAGGGAATCCGAATTTGGGCAGCGGTTCCTTCCTGAAGATAGACCAAATCTGCTTCCAAAACGTCCACTGTCACTTTTATTTGTGAATCGTCCTGTAGCAAAAACAACTTTTGACCTTGAGTGATTCTTTGGCCTTTTTCGGCAGACAAATGGGTAATTCTTCCAGAAAATGGGGCTTTAATTTGCGCAAAACCCAAGTTAAGTTGTGCCCGCTCCACACGTTGTTCTGCTTGTTCAACACCACTAAGCACAGCCTGAACGGTATTTTTCTGTGCGCCCGTCAATAATTTTGTTGCATCAAAACGTCGTTGGGCATTTTGCCATTCCACTTGACTGATTTGACCGCTGCGGTAGCGCTGCTGAGCTTCTCGGAGTTGGATTCTGGCTTGTATCAGGATGGTGGTGTCTATCCGTTGCGCTTCATAACCAATTGCTTGTGTAGCAAAAGTAGAACGTGCTTTCAAAAGCTCGGTTTGTGCTTCACGAAGGCTTAGGCGGAGTTCGCGGTCGTCCAATTGGAAAAGAACCTGTCCGGCAGCCACAAAACGGCCTTCTTCTGTGTTCCTTGCTACAATCAATCCACTTGTTTCGGCACTAATTTCTGCTTGCCGTTGTGCTGCGAGGTGTCCCGTAGCCTCAATTCGGATGGGAAAAGCCATTGGTAATACATTCACGGCCTCTATTTTAGCCGTTGCACTTGGTCGTTGCACGTCTCCTTGTCGGCCTTCCTCTTCTTGACCCAACAACTTTGGATAAAAAGCATAGGCCAAAATTCCACAAATGGTCACAAAAAGAACCATACCTGCCCAGTGATGGCCCTTTAGTTTGATGGCCTTTTTGGGTGCTCTTTGTGATGTTTGCGCTTGGTCTGGAGCAAGTAGATCTTGCGGGGTATTATGAGACATAGGGTCATAATTTGACTTCAACTGTTGAAGAATGTCCTCGCCGATTTACATCCTCATCCCCAAAATCGGAGTAGAATCCTTCAAATGCCAAATATACGTCGCTATATAGTTCTATGCTGCCATTATTTTCAAAAAATAAAGCCTAATTCACCAAAAAGTGTTATATGCAGCTTGTTTTGATAAATTATACGACTGATCGTTGTGAAGATTGTTCTTATATTTATGGAAAGCATTTGAAACGCATATTGCTTAATATGTCTTAAAATTTTAAATTGTTTCATATATAACAAAAATAGCAGCACAATTAGTGCGGGTTCACTTGCCTTGATCGAATAACTAAATCTGAAGAATTAATAAAAATTATTGGATTTGCATTGCTGGTTTTGTGTACCCATCATAAATAAAATCTATCATACGGTAAGTTATTGCTTCGTCCAAATTTTGCTTTGATTGAATATGATAGCCATGTATAAAATTAAAATGTCTGTCTAAAATCATTAAATATGGTAAATTAAAATCAATTTTCTTGTCTGTTTGAATATCTACCAATTCATAGAACATATCTTTTGATCGAGGAAAACGTGCTAAAAAAGTTGTTTTATCTTCATCTGTGGAAATACCTGTAGAAATCAACTTGAAATCAATATTGTTGTTAAATAATGACTTTTTGGTAATATAGTTAACCATATTATCAAATCTATTTGAACATCCTTCTTTTTTAAATATAATATAAATTTGCGGAGAAAGAGAGCCGTGTCCTTTTATCTCGTTGGTGCCCCATTTATTTAAATCAATTTTCAATACTTTGAATGGATGAGGTTTAATGACTTTATTTTCGGTTTTAGTACCGTGGAATTTGTTCATGTGATCTTCGCTTTTAAGGTATGCAAAAATCAAAAAAATATTTGAAAATATTAATATTAAAAGAAATATTTTAGATGGTGTGATAGATTTAAAAGTACTCATTGCAGTTTGAACCTCCGAAGTTTAGGATTGTCATTAGAATTGGACTGTAAAGATGAAAAATCAAAACTGTATAAAAAATTATTGTCACTATAAATAAAAATAGGTATCGTTAAGTATTCAGTTTTTCCATGAATTATTTTATCGAAGAATGATTCAGAAATGTTCTTCGATTGCTTTCGTAATAAATCATAGACAAAAAATGAAAAATGTGCATAACCTTTTTTATCCGTTTTGTTAAACTTTTGTATGATGACATTTGGTAGAGCATTAGTGGAATTTTTGAAATGCACCCTTAAACACATATATTATTTTGTTAAATTTCTGGAAAATTCTTCAATGTCGTATATTTCGACTACTGACAAATTTTTGAAGTGCTGCTCAATAATTGAAGCATTTTTGGTATATTCTCGATAATTATTTACGAATTTTAAAGCTCTTAACTTTTGAATAACTTGATTTTTGTCCTTTATATTCAGGTTTTTTTGTATATACCCTGTAAATAGATCAAGTCTGCGTTTCATTTTATCATCAAAAATAAATTTTATGCCCTTCTCTTTTCCATCTTTAAGGCATTTAATTTCTACATATCCATTTTGGCAGGAACTTTGATACTTACAATTCTCTGCTTTACATTCAGCACCAAAAGTGGAAGGGGCGTTACACCCAATCCCCTTGTTGGACACATTAGTCACTGAGACAAGTGGTATAGAGATCGCCATGATTAAGTAAAAGTTATACCTATTAAAGGTGGTAAGTGCATAAAAAAGGAACACAGCAAAAAAGAAATCTTTCATAACATTTTTAGTTTAGGGAGTGGAAAATTTATAAATGTAAGGATCACCTACAGGTGCAACATAAAGATCGGATTTGTGTATTTTAAAATCTGAAATAGCAATCAGCTTTTTAGTTTCGGTTTTGTCAGTCGAAAGTTTAAATATATTTATAATTTTATATTTTTTATCTTTAATGGTCAATTTATAAATAAGACCTCCAGAAGAAACATATAAATATCCATTGGCACTTACTATTGAATCAATAATAACTGTAAAAGTTTGATCGTTGTTTAACTTTATTGTTTTTTGGATTGATGTCACATTTCTTTTTAAACCATTTTTAATTCTTTTATGATTTATTTTTATTATGTGTTTTAAATCTTTATTATTATCAAGGACAAAGATAAAGGGGAGGCTTGAAAAAGATATATAAATATTATTTTCGTGATAATATATTAGTCTTTTATTTAATCCATAAAGCTTTGCATTATTATTAAATAGGGTAGGAAAAAAATTGTCATCCTTTTGGAATGGTGGAATGCTTTTAAAAGATTGAAAAGATTTAGATTGATTCTCCGCGCTTTGAGAAATATATATATATATTGATCATTGATAAAGCCTCTTCGGCCTAATTCCGACACTAGTGGGAGAGAGTCTATGTATTTTAGATTATTACTTAAAAATTGAGTTCTATTATTAATTACATCTTCTATAAAATAACCATTTTTAGTT from Rhodothermia bacterium includes these protein-coding regions:
- a CDS encoding efflux RND transporter periplasmic adaptor subunit — protein: MSHNTPQDLLAPDQAQTSQRAPKKAIKLKGHHWAGMVLFVTICGILAYAFYPKLLGQEEEGRQGDVQRPSATAKIEAVNVLPMAFPIRIEATGHLAAQRQAEISAETSGLIVARNTEEGRFVAAGQVLFQLDDRELRLSLREAQTELLKARSTFATQAIGYEAQRIDTTILIQARIQLREAQQRYRSGQISQVEWQNAQRRFDATKLLTGAQKNTVQAVLSGVEQAEQRVERAQLNLGFAQIKAPFSGRITHLSAEKGQRITQGQKLFLLQDDSQIKVTVDVLEADLVYLQEGTAAQIRIPSLGNVLFEGRIFSINPAIDPEKGIGRVTVVLSNPDHRLLPGTFCYVSLERQRLQGAMVVPADAVLARQGKDLVFVVEAGKAKWVYVKTGSRSGKHIEILEGLNAGDMVAISGHFALAHDAPVEITQVHKIDLNQ